A part of Manduca sexta isolate Smith_Timp_Sample1 chromosome 10, JHU_Msex_v1.0, whole genome shotgun sequence genomic DNA contains:
- the LOC115441796 gene encoding disks large homolog 5: protein MASGTSLESNGSNESISHNYVSAERHNPSQLPTIPIPIDYEALTNNQCYEKQNYTVKSHGAHVMSGPYEPMQYDVIQKQSNESLKQQCEKALHDLNQLRRQHTETSRRCEHVMKELEYFRGQHRAAMNQLEVSAQEASSLRGKYGDLLNDNQRLEREVQHLQQSSNPEGSSDALVHTLRKCESLKEELDCFQKRYDDLIENHNATLEKLQIVQEENSRLKTQCHELTQERNAVVRERNALKAQVAHAVRQWEGGARDRADIKRLTDERNAAMAEYTLIMSERDTVHKEMEKLSDDLQSALKRVAALEAALQASREQQRATALQAESLRREIESALVDRDRAIKECTDLKTPQNPPTLGKSRQDNSAYHHLGLASGVGNDGFLNGQHSNDPSLDKLQGLVGMVVDAVDKERVDNLEQANQELERLRKQVERLQAELADAQREAEVSKRRRDWAFSERDKLLQERESVKALCNRLRKERDQMVGELAEARRHGGKKCDGKDKPRGDDADLRHQRDLALDADMQDYEWEIIDVELNGLGKDGELGFELAGGRDDPYFPNDSSIYVTSVKKGSIADGKIKVLDRVWEVLGGRAWGSGGAAAAALRAGLAREAAAPALPAALPAALRLQRPRARRLAHRLRDARGLALAHGIFVSKIASGSAVAKEGNIMVGDRVVSINNRSLEGSKSVSEAMSLLNECHYESVTLTVLRPLCPTCDNRERLLHGAGFAEKAAGACAEECAQYLAPDNKVLDDDIHIDHGVPDFDRRYVYHVAAGSQGKIAQERGTWDMIRGKIEAVTGRSKSKDKQNKVPESDAIAELDSVIDSYHGKTIKETSSVLKRSRRKNKDSQSDTKNGGTWPKARANFILEENSTGTIVQPRSRKERPPLSILLSPPTKLPPEPQRSNTNRNSNPIPLGHAPLTQATTPARHSVYKSIESSPAIEHFPKPAPLAIHNPFASPNSMNFEKIRTLEKDKMSISDYSEHDITPNRLSLVLNPSDDSLDYQPVIRNRTKSPHSLDFMVNKGPSSLDFVTRKSPSSLEHSIKNHPGKDILDTYYSTKKSSSPKTVNKYPSDSDSFGPDSLNSNANFPMTGTLPSQSRLQSQYYRGPFVNSNPHTSSRYPHLASPTNIPQSQSGESIGTSYDMHSFTSHTHNMSDIQPVPRINRAGDYHHTYEGGTFPRKKENQRFRIPSNPSVTSKNSAGKLSTGSIERSSERNSPMPTFHVEVLSPGRGAKQMTHKGTRNSMPEYCGLGWNKPLPGELRRVHIDKSQQPLGIQIYCPPSSGGVFVSTVNDNSLASQVGLQVGDQLLEVCGINMRSATYTLAARVLRQIGNSITMLVQYSPEKYKDEIEVPGSSSSGESSHDEEVSLSGSPTPRNSPGPQQSLRMEAPSTEVTTLRQSQASKELPRFLLIEMRNCSDLGISLVGGNAVGIFVHSVQIDSPAYNAGLRTGDQILEYNNVDLRHATAEQAALELAKPADKVSVLVRHDLQQYNEIKDKPGDAFYIRAGFDRCAKITSIGMDTIDEYSLWFRKDEVLFVDNTLFNGSPGLWRAWQLDCKGMKRHFGTIPSKFKVEEILRRSMGTLESDAHRRASTTARRSFFRRKKHRDSKELASFSNTELGCWSDSGTLADDVPLLSYQRVERLHYGTQRPVVVLGPLWECVCARLVSDWPHVFGAARAGPEPRARLDCAHLDCIPLQAVRDLADKGIHCILELSVAKIEKLHKQQIYPIVLFIKFKSFKQIKEVKDTRYPADKVSAKAAKEMYEHGLKVENEYRNYISAEIPAGVNIAYMCTQIKEAVEEEQNKTLWSVTFCTHCKYDDKHIYSSDVDVRYYSDPGREIDKKPKVKKKKETKTDSTDSDLKYYSEPDAKNYFEIDYEFLKELRKIARNNCPKCRRKRSRKDKDKKTKPTRSSRMKENYVFCNGRYHSDKEHCQRCCRICNRSTDTLDSIEDDQYSLISKSYSQPTTSRSKSTPSKYRERKNSIQSNKSVSFLESSNDESIKDEPNYTAKSFTNDLKKFLLRPSNPRLSLRDKFITSFKQELEATKKSPKLKAIKGLWKSY, encoded by the exons ATGGCATCTGGTACATCTTTGGAGAGCAATGGCAGCAATG AATCAATATCCCATAATTACGTGAGCGCCGAGCGCCACAACCCGTCGCAGCTGCCGACCATCCCAATACCGATCGACTACGAAGCGCTCACGAACAACCAGTGCTATGAGAAGCAGAACTACACGGTGAAGAGTCACGGCGCGCACGTGATGAGCGGCCCCTACGAGCCGATGCAATACGACGTCATACAGAAGCAGAGCAACGAGAGTCTCAAGCAGCAATGCGAGAAGGCGCTGCACGACCTGAACCAGCTGCGGCGGCAGCACACGGAGACGTCGCGGAGGTGTGAACATGTTATGAAG GAGTTGGAGTACTTCCGCGGTCAGCACAGAGCAGCTATGAATCAACTGGAGGTGTCGGCGCAGGAGGCTAGCAGCCTCCGTGGCAAATATGGCGACCTACTCAACGACAACCAGAG GCTGGAGCGTGAGGTCCAGCATCTGCAACAGAGCAGTAACCCTGAGGGCAGCTCCGATGCTCTGGTGCATACACTTAGGAAGTGCGAGTCACTCAAGGAGGAGCTCGACTGCTTCCAGAAAAG ATATGATGATCTCATAGAGAACCACAATGCTACTTTGGAGAAATTACAAATAGTACAAGAGGAGAACAGCCGCCTGAAGACTCAGTGCCATGAGTTAACACAGGAGAGAAATGCTGTT gtgCGCGAGCGCAACGCTCTGAAGGCGCAGGTGGCGCACGCGGTGCGGCAGTGGGAGGGGGGCGCCCGCGACCGCGCCGACATCAAGCGCCTCACCGACGAACGCAACGCCGCCATGGCGGAGTACACGCTCATCATGAGCGAGAG GGACACAGTGCACAAGGAGATGGAGAAGCTGTCTGATGACCTGCAGAGCGCGCTGAAGCGAGTGGCCGCGCTCGAGGCGGCGCTGCAGGCCTCCAGGGAGCAGCAAAGGGCTACCGCTTTACAG GCGGAGAGTCTGCGTCGTGAGATCGAGTCGGCGCTGGTGGACCGCGACCGCGCCATCAAGGAGTGCACCGACCTCAAGACGCCGCAGAACCCGCCCACACTCGGGAAATCTAG ACAAGACAACTCGGCGTACCACCACTTGGGGCTAGCAAGTGGCGTGGGCAATGACGGATTTCTCAACGGACAACATTCCAATGATCCATCATTGGATAAGTTGCAAG GTTTAGTGGGCATGGTAGTGGACGCGGTGGACAAAGAGCGAGTGGACAACTTGGAGCAGGCCAACCAGGAGCTGGAGCGGCTCAGGAAGCAGGTGGAGCGGCTGCAGGCGGAGCTGGCTGACGCGCAGAGGGAGGCAGAG GTATCGAAGCGACGGAGAGACTGGGCGTTCTCCGAGAGAGACAAGCTGCTGCAGGAGCGAGAGAGTGTCAAGGCGTTGTGCAATAGGCTTAGGAAG GAGCGTGATCAAATGGTGGGCGAGTTGGCGGAAGCGCGTCGACACGGCGGCAAGAAGTGCGACGGCAAGGACAAGCCCCGCGGCGACGACGCGGACCTCAGGCACCAGCGGGACCTCGCGCTCGACGCAGACATGCAG GATTACGAATGGGAGATCATTGACGTGGAACTGAATGGGCTGGGCAAAGACGGCGAGCTGGGTTTCGAGTTAGCTGGCGGTCGGGACGATCCTTACTTTCCTAACGACAGCAGCATATATGTCACTTCTGTGAAGAAAGGATCCATTGCTGATGGAAAGATCAA GGTGCTGGACCGCGTGTGGGAGGTGCTGGGCGGGCGCGCGTGGGGctcgggcggcgcggcggcggcggcgctgcgCGCGGGGCTGGCGCGCGAGGCCGCGGCGCCTGCGCTGCCCGCCGCGCTACCGGCCGCGCTGCGCCTGCAgcggccgcgcgcgcgccgcctgGCGCACCGCCTGCGCGACGCGCGCGGCCTTGCGCTCGCACACG GCATCTTCGTGAGCAAAATAGCGAGTGGTAGCGCTGTCGCCAAAGAGGGCAACATTATGGTCGGCGATCGAGTTGTTAGT ATAAACAACAGATCGCTAGAGGGCAGCAAGAGCGTGTCAGAGGCGATGTCACTCCTGAACGAGTGTCACTACGAGTCGGTCACCCTCACCGTGCTGCGGCCGTTGTGTCCCACGTGCGATAACCGAGAGAG ACTGCTGCACGGCGCGGGGTTCGCGGAGAAGgcggcgggcgcgtgcgcggAGGAGTGCGCGCAGTACCTGGCGCCCGACAACAAGGTACTCGACGACGAT ATCCACATAGACCACGGCGTGCCAGACTTCGACAGGCGGTACGTGTACCACGTGGCAGCCGGCAGTCAGGGGAAGATAGCGCAGGAGAGAG GCACCTGGGACATGATACGCGGCAAGATCGAGGCGGTCACCGGCAGGAGCAAGTCCAAGGATAAACAGAATAAG GTGCCCGAATCGGATGCTATCGCTGAGTTGGATTCTGTTATAGATAGCTATCATGGCAAAACCA taaaagaaACGAGCAGCGTCCTAAAGCGTTCACGGAGAAAAAACAAAGATTCCCAAAGTGACACCAAAAATGGCGGCACATGGCCCAAAGCGAGGGCAAATTTTATCCTAGAAGAGAACTCAACGGGCACCATCGTGCAGCCCCGCTCGAGGAAGGAGAGACCCCCTTTATCGATACTCTTGAGTCCGCCCACGAAATTACCGCCCGAGCCACAGCGTTCGAACACGAATCGGAACTCGAACCCGATACCTCTCGGCCACGCGCCGCTCACACAAGCTACAACTCCTGCAAGGCACTCGGTGTACAAATCCATAGAGTCGTCGCCAGCGATTGAGCATTTTCCGAAGCCAGCACCACTCGCCATCCACAACCCTTTCGCGTCCCCGAACAGCATGAACTTCGAGAAGATTCGAACGTTAGAGAAGGACAAGATGTCTATAAGTGACTACTCCGAACACGACATAACGCCGAACCGACTGAGTTTGGTGCTGAACCCGTCGGACGATTCGTTGGACTATCAACCAGTGATACGAAATCGGACGAAAAGTCCGCACTCTTTAGATTTCATGGTCAACAAGGGACCCAGCTCTCTAGATTTCGTCACGCGGAAATCACCAAGTTCCTTGGAGCATTCTATAAAAAACCATCCCGGGAAGGATATACTCGACACGTATTATTCGACAAAAAAGTCGTCGTCTCCGAAGACGGTGAACAAGTACCCGTCGGACAGCGACAGCTTCGGCCCGGACAGTTTGAACAGTAACGCAAATTTTCCCATGACGGGGACGTTACCTTCCCAGTCGCGTCTCCAATCACAGTATTACAGAGGACCTTTCGTGAATTCGAACCCGCATACTTCAAGTCGGTACCCTCATCTGGCGAGTCCGACTAACATACCGCAAAGTCAGTCAGGCGAGAGCATCGGCACGAGCTATGATATGCATTCGTTCACGTCTCATACGCACAATATGTCCGATATACAGCCGGTGCCGCGGATAAACCGAGCCGGCGACTACCACCATACGTATGAAGGCGGGACGTTTCCTAGAAAAAAAGAGAACCAGAGGTTTCGGATCCCTTCCAACCCAAGTGTGACGTCGAAAAACTCAGCGGGCAAGCTGAGTACGGGCTCGATCGAGAGGAGTTCCGAGAGGAACTCGCCGATGCCGACATTTCACGTGGAAGTGTTGAGTCCGGGCAGGGGGGCGAAGCAGATGACTCACAAGGGCACCAGGAACTCGATGCCCGAGTACTGCGGCTTGGGTTGGAACAAACCTTTACCTGGAGAGTTGAGACGAGTTCACATTGACAAGAGTCAGCAGCCTTTAGGAATACAGATTTACTGTCCGCCGAGCAGTGGAGGCGTGTTTGTATCCACCGTCAACGACAACTCGCTCGCGAGTCAAGTGGGATTGCAAGTGGGGGATCAGTTGCTGGAAGTGTGTGGGATCAACATGCGATCAGCTACTTACACCTTGGCCGCGAGGGTGTTGCGACAAATCGGCAACTCGATAACAATGTTAGTGCAATACAGTCCGGAGAAATACAAGGATGAAATCGAGGTCCCCGGGAGCTCGTCATCGGGAGAGAGTTCTCACGATGAAGAGGTCTCGTTGTCTGGTTCGCCTACGCCTAGGAATTCTCCGGGACCCCAGCAGTCTCTGCGGATGGAAGCGCCTTCAACAGAGGTGACAACGCTAAGACAGTCTCAAGCAAGTAAAGAACTGCCGAGGTTTTTGTTGATTGAGATGAGGAATTGCTCCGACTTGGGGATTAGTTTAGTTGGCGGGAACGCTGTGGGGATCTTTGTCCATAGTGTACAGATCGACTCGCCGGCGTATAATGCTGGACTGAGGACTGGAGACCAGATCTTGGAGTATAACAACGTGGACCTTAGGCATGCTACAGCTGAACAGGCTGCGTTGGAGTTAGCAAAGCCAGCGGACAag GTAAGCGTCCTGGTTCGTCACGACCTGCAGCAGTACAACGAGATCAAGGACAAGCCCGGCGACGCGTTCTACATCCGCGCCGGCTTCGACCGCTGCGCTAAGATCACCTCCATCGGCATGGACACCATCGACGAGTATTCTCTATGGTTCCGGAAAGATGAGGTTTTGTTCGTGGACAACACGCTGTTCAACGGCTCGCCGGGGCTGTGGCGCGCCTGGCAGCTCGACTGTAAGGGAATGAAGAGGCACTTCGGCACCATTCCTAGTAAATTCAA AGTAGAAGAGATCCTGCGCCGGTCGATGGGCACGCTGGAGAGCGACGCGCACAGACGCGCCTCCACGACGGCGCGCCGCTCGTTCTTCCGCCGCAAGAAGCACCGCGACAGCAAGGAGCTCGCCTCCTTCTCCAACACCGAGCTCGGCTGCTGGAGCGACTCCGGCACGCTGGCCGACGACGTGCCGCTGCTGTCCTATCAGAGGGTCGAGAGGTTGCACT ACGGCACGCAGCGGCCGGTGGTGGTGCTGGGCCCGCTGTGGGAGTGCGTGTGCGCGCGCCTGGTGTCGGACTGGCCGCACGTGTtcggcgccgcgcgcgccgggCCCGAGCCGCGCGCGCGCCTCGACTGCGCGCACCTCGACTGCATCCCGCTGCAGGCCGTGCGCGACCTCGCCGACAAG GGCATCCACTGCATTCTGGAACTTAGCGTGGCCAAAATAGAGAAGCTCCACAAACAACAAATATACCCTATAGTTTTGTTCATCAAATTCAAATCATTCAAGCAAATTAAGGAAGTGAAGGACACGCGATATCCGGCGGACAAGGTGTCGGCCAAGGCCGCCAAGGAGATGTATGAACATGGGCTCAAAGTAGAGAACGAGTATAGGAATTACATATCGG CTGAAATACCGGCCGGCGTTAACATAGCGTACATGTGCACACAAATCAAAGAGGCGGTAGAGGAGGAGCAGAACAAGACCCTGTGG TCCGTCACCTTCTGCACACACTGTAAGTACGACGACAAACACATCTACAGCTCCGACGTGGACGTCCGGTACTACTCCGATCCTGGACGCGAGATAGACAAGAAGCCGAAGGTCAAGAAGAAGAAGGAAACCAAGACAGACTCCACAGACAGCGACCTCAAGTATTACTCGGAACCAGACGCTAAGAACTACTTCGAAATCGACTACGAGTTTCTCAAGGAGTTGCGTAAGATAGCTAGAAATAACTGTCCCAAGTGCAGACGCAAACGTTCGAGGAAAGATAAAGATAAGAAAACGAAGCCCACCAGAAGCTCTAGAATGAAGGAGAACTACGTGTTTTGTAACGGTAGGTATCACAGTGACAAGGAACACTGTCAGAGATGCTGTCGCATTTGCAACCGATCAACTGACACTTTGGATTCGATCGAGGATGACCAGTACTCCCTGATATCGAAGAGCTACAGTCAACCGACTACGTCACGGTCCAAATCAACGCCCTCGAAGTACAGAGAACGCAAAAACTCAATACAATCGAACAAATCGGTGTCGTTCCTCGAGTCAAGCAACGACGAGTCGATAAAGGACGAGCCAAACTATACAGCCAAGAGTTTCACGAACGATTTGAAGAAGTTCCTGCTGCGGCCTTCGAACCCGCGGCTCAGCCTGCGCGACAAGTTCATAACGAGCTTCAAACAGGAACTGGAGGCGACCAAGAAATCACCTAAACTCAAAGCGATTAAAGGTCTGTGGAAGTCGTACTGA